One Paenibacillus sp. FSL W8-0186 genomic window carries:
- a CDS encoding ABC transporter ATP-binding protein, translated as MFEVCDLTKVYPGNRGIQGLNLTVHPGEVAALLGPNGAGKTTALQAMAGWVTADRGEASWNGVSVAERPDLTKLHMGLMIGEPAPYGYLTGSDYLKLYSKLYPGIDEARIQETLELVGMSRHQKIKIKKYSTGMKQRIELASALLHRPKLLMLDEPFSGMDIEGRREMTAMLRGLVTETGMSIIISSHQVHEIEDWMTHACIIYEGKQVGTSSIAQIRESFASVEDYYLYCTAKERGGAA; from the coding sequence ATGTTTGAAGTCTGCGATCTTACAAAGGTCTACCCCGGCAACCGAGGCATCCAGGGGCTTAACCTCACCGTACATCCCGGTGAGGTTGCAGCCTTGCTAGGGCCGAACGGTGCCGGGAAGACCACAGCGCTGCAAGCGATGGCCGGCTGGGTCACAGCCGACCGCGGGGAAGCGAGCTGGAACGGCGTCTCCGTCGCGGAGCGGCCTGATCTGACGAAGCTGCACATGGGCCTGATGATTGGCGAACCGGCCCCTTATGGCTATTTGACAGGAAGCGATTATCTGAAGCTGTACTCCAAGCTGTACCCGGGTATCGACGAAGCGCGTATCCAAGAGACGCTGGAACTCGTGGGCATGTCCAGGCACCAAAAGATCAAGATCAAGAAGTACTCCACCGGCATGAAGCAACGGATCGAGCTTGCCAGCGCGCTGCTCCACCGACCGAAGCTCCTGATGCTGGATGAGCCGTTCTCGGGCATGGACATCGAGGGACGCCGGGAGATGACGGCCATGCTTCGAGGCCTTGTGACGGAGACGGGGATGAGTATCATCATCTCTTCTCATCAGGTACACGAAATCGAAGATTGGATGACACATGCTTGTATTATTTATGAGGGAAAACAGGTCGGTACCTCAAGCATTGCCCAGATTCGAGAGTCGTTCGCCAGCGTTGAGGACTACTATTTGTATTGTACAGCCAAGGAAAGGGGCGGAGCCGCATGA